A portion of the Symphalangus syndactylus isolate Jambi chromosome 13, NHGRI_mSymSyn1-v2.1_pri, whole genome shotgun sequence genome contains these proteins:
- the ACTR6 gene encoding actin-related protein 6 isoform X2, translating into MTTLVLDNGAYNAKIGYSHENVSVIPNCQFRSKTARLKTFTANQIDEIKDPSGLFYILPFQKGYLVNWDVQRQVWDYLFGKEMYQVDFLDTNIIITEPYFNFTSIQESMNEILFEEYQFQAVLRVNAGALSAHRYFRDNPSELCCIIVDSGYSFTHIVPYCRSKKKKEAIIRINVGGKLLTNHLKEIISYRQLHVMDETHVINQVKEDVCYVSQDFYRDMDIAKLKGEENTVMIDYVLPDFSTIKKGFCKPREEMVLSGKYKSGEQILRLANERFAVPEILFNPSDIGIQEMGIPEAIVYSIQNLPEGFRDRVYSEVRCLTPTDYDVSVVLPENPITYAWEGGKLISENDDFEDMVVTREDYEENGHSVCEEKFDI; encoded by the exons ATGACGACCTTAGTGCTGGATAACGGAGCTTACAACGCCAAAATCGGTTACAGCCATGAAAATGTGTC GGTTATTCCTAATTGTCAGTTCCGGTCAAAAACAGCACGTCTTAAAACTTTTACTGCCAACCAGATAGATGAAATAAAAGACCCTTCTGGACTCTTTTACATCCTTCCTTTCCAAAAG ggCTACTTGGTGAACTGGGATGTTCAAAGACAAGTTTGGGATTACCTTTTTGGAAAAGAAATGTATCAG GTTGATTTTTTAGATACTAATATTATTATCACTGAACCATACTTTAACTTCACTTCAATTCAAGAATCAATGAATGAAATTCTATTTGAAGAATACCAGTTTCAAGCAGTATTAAGGGTAAATG ctggggCTCTCAGTGCACATAGATATTTCCGAGATAATCCTTCTGAATTATGCTGTATCATTGTTGATAGTGGATATTCCTTTACACATATAGTTCCTTATtgtagaagtaaaaagaaaaaagaagcaattatTCG GATAAATGTGGGAGGAAAACTCTTAACCAATCATCTAAAGGAGATCATATCTTACAG GCAGCTACATGTTATGGATGAAACACATGTGATTAATCAAGTGAAAGAAGATGTATGCTATGTGTCTCAGGATTTTTATAGAGACATGGATATTGCAAA gttgaaaggagaagaaaatacagTAATGATAGACTATGTCTTGCCTGACTTCAGTACAATTAAAAAGGGCTTTtgtaag CCAAGGGAAGAGATGGTGTTGAGTGGAAAATACAAATCTGGGGAACAAATTCTTCGTTTGGCCAATGAGAGATTTGCTGTTCCAGAAATACTCTTTAATCcttctgatataggcattcaagAAATGGGAATTCCAGAAGCTATTGTCTATTCCATTCAAAATCTACCTGAAG GATTTAGGGATCGGGTTTACTCAGAAGTTCGATGTCTTACTCCAACAGATTATGATGTTTCTGTCGTGCTGCCTGAAAA CCCTATTACTTACGCCTGGGAAGGTGGAAAATTGATATCAGAGAATGATGATTTTGAAGATATGGTGGTAACAAGAGAAGATTATGAAGAAAATGGACATAGCGTCTGTGAAGAGAAATTTGATATTTAA
- the ACTR6 gene encoding actin-related protein 6 isoform X1, protein MTTLVLDNGAYNAKIGYSHENVSVIPNCQFRSKTARLKTFTANQIDEIKDPSGLFYILPFQKGYLVNWDVQRQVWDYLFGKEMYQVDFLDTNIIITEPYFNFTSIQESMNEILFEEYQFQAVLRVNAGALSAHRYFRDNPSELCCIIVDSGYSFTHIVPYCRSKKKKEAIIRINVGGKLLTNHLKEIISYRQLHVMDETHVINQVKEDVCYVSQDFYRDMDIAKLKGEENTVMIDYVLPDFSTIKKGFCKPREEMVLSGKYKSGEQILRLANERFAVPEILFNPSDIGIQEMGIPEAIVYSIQNLPEEMQPHFFKNIVLTGGNSLFPGFRDRVYSEVRCLTPTDYDVSVVLPENPITYAWEGGKLISENDDFEDMVVTREDYEENGHSVCEEKFDI, encoded by the exons ATGACGACCTTAGTGCTGGATAACGGAGCTTACAACGCCAAAATCGGTTACAGCCATGAAAATGTGTC GGTTATTCCTAATTGTCAGTTCCGGTCAAAAACAGCACGTCTTAAAACTTTTACTGCCAACCAGATAGATGAAATAAAAGACCCTTCTGGACTCTTTTACATCCTTCCTTTCCAAAAG ggCTACTTGGTGAACTGGGATGTTCAAAGACAAGTTTGGGATTACCTTTTTGGAAAAGAAATGTATCAG GTTGATTTTTTAGATACTAATATTATTATCACTGAACCATACTTTAACTTCACTTCAATTCAAGAATCAATGAATGAAATTCTATTTGAAGAATACCAGTTTCAAGCAGTATTAAGGGTAAATG ctggggCTCTCAGTGCACATAGATATTTCCGAGATAATCCTTCTGAATTATGCTGTATCATTGTTGATAGTGGATATTCCTTTACACATATAGTTCCTTATtgtagaagtaaaaagaaaaaagaagcaattatTCG GATAAATGTGGGAGGAAAACTCTTAACCAATCATCTAAAGGAGATCATATCTTACAG GCAGCTACATGTTATGGATGAAACACATGTGATTAATCAAGTGAAAGAAGATGTATGCTATGTGTCTCAGGATTTTTATAGAGACATGGATATTGCAAA gttgaaaggagaagaaaatacagTAATGATAGACTATGTCTTGCCTGACTTCAGTACAATTAAAAAGGGCTTTtgtaag CCAAGGGAAGAGATGGTGTTGAGTGGAAAATACAAATCTGGGGAACAAATTCTTCGTTTGGCCAATGAGAGATTTGCTGTTCCAGAAATACTCTTTAATCcttctgatataggcattcaagAAATGGGAATTCCAGAAGCTATTGTCTATTCCATTCAAAATCTACCTGAAG aaatgcaGCCACATTTTTTTAAGAACATTGTCTTGACAGGAGGAAATTCCCTTTTCCCAGGATTTAGGGATCGGGTTTACTCAGAAGTTCGATGTCTTACTCCAACAGATTATGATGTTTCTGTCGTGCTGCCTGAAAA CCCTATTACTTACGCCTGGGAAGGTGGAAAATTGATATCAGAGAATGATGATTTTGAAGATATGGTGGTAACAAGAGAAGATTATGAAGAAAATGGACATAGCGTCTGTGAAGAGAAATTTGATATTTAA